A window of the Butyricimonas faecalis genome harbors these coding sequences:
- a CDS encoding COG3014 family protein, with translation MKISLPSPTPLNKGKECSLITSPLPEEGELEKVNHSFSIFNVQFLIVLLVFLFSGCATWYQRTADFQAAVNMGNFEKANKLLDKDKKQATGKNRILYYLNKGYVEFMLGNPTHSNQYFETAENLIDEYHSNVGAEAAALITNPEARPYRPEDFEVIMINFYKALNYIDLNDMEGALVEVRKINIKLNRLNDKYPDNKNRYQRDAFAHLLMGLIYDATGDYNNAFIAYRNAYEIYQSDYIKNFGVKAPEQLKQDLMRTAYNCGFMAELKQYEKEFNTTYTHTPTPANGQLVFFWLNGMGPVKAEWSVNFVKQKRGDGAVVFHNEALGLSFPFFFGSRYSDNEKQSIADLQTLRVAFPKYMERPPLYATGTLVTGSHSYPLELAENINEIAFKTLRDRMVREFSNSLLRVAAKKGLEYSARKQNEWLGFAVGIANSLTEKADTRNWQTLPYSISYTRLPLSNGTNNLTLRLNARNGSQHTEQFSIEGGGRKTRFHVFQSMDSRQY, from the coding sequence ATGAAAATATCGTTACCTTCTCCAACACCCCTTAATAAAGGGAAAGAGTGCTCACTCATCACATCTCCCCTTCCCGAAGAAGGAGAATTGGAGAAGGTAAATCATTCATTCTCCATTTTCAACGTTCAATTTTTAATTGTTCTTCTCGTTTTTCTCTTCTCCGGATGTGCCACCTGGTACCAGCGAACGGCTGATTTCCAAGCAGCCGTCAACATGGGAAATTTCGAGAAAGCCAATAAACTGCTTGACAAAGATAAAAAACAAGCCACGGGCAAAAACCGTATTCTCTATTATCTCAACAAAGGATACGTGGAATTCATGCTTGGCAATCCCACCCACAGTAATCAATATTTCGAGACAGCCGAAAACCTGATCGACGAGTATCACAGTAACGTCGGAGCCGAAGCGGCAGCCTTGATTACCAACCCGGAAGCACGCCCTTATCGACCGGAAGATTTCGAAGTTATCATGATTAACTTCTACAAAGCCTTGAATTATATCGACTTGAATGACATGGAAGGCGCCTTGGTCGAAGTCCGCAAAATCAATATCAAACTCAACCGGTTAAATGACAAGTATCCCGATAACAAAAACCGGTATCAACGAGATGCTTTCGCCCATTTATTAATGGGACTGATCTACGATGCCACGGGGGATTACAACAATGCTTTCATCGCTTACCGAAATGCTTACGAGATCTACCAGTCCGACTACATCAAAAACTTCGGCGTGAAGGCCCCGGAACAGCTAAAGCAGGATTTGATGCGTACCGCCTATAATTGCGGTTTCATGGCAGAATTGAAACAATACGAGAAAGAGTTCAACACGACATACACACATACCCCAACGCCTGCTAACGGACAACTCGTGTTCTTCTGGCTGAACGGTATGGGCCCCGTGAAAGCAGAATGGAGCGTAAACTTTGTCAAGCAAAAAAGAGGAGACGGAGCTGTTGTATTTCACAATGAAGCTCTCGGACTCTCGTTCCCATTCTTTTTCGGCTCAAGATACAGCGATAACGAGAAGCAAAGTATTGCCGACCTGCAAACCCTACGTGTTGCCTTCCCTAAATACATGGAACGTCCCCCGCTTTACGCCACGGGAACTCTCGTGACAGGGAGTCACTCGTACCCGCTGGAACTTGCCGAAAATATCAATGAAATCGCGTTTAAAACCTTACGGGATCGAATGGTACGGGAATTTTCAAATTCCCTTCTCCGGGTGGCTGCCAAAAAAGGACTGGAGTATTCCGCCCGCAAGCAAAACGAATGGCTAGGCTTTGCTGTCGGCATTGCTAACAGCCTTACCGAAAAAGCAGATACCCGCAACTGGCAAACACTACCTTATTCCATCTCCTACACCCGCCTGCCATTATCCAACGGAACAAATAATCTCACGCTTCGCTTGAATGCCCGAAACGGTTCTCAACACACGGAACAATTCTCCATCGAAGGCGGTGGACGTAAAACTCGCTTCCACGTATTCCAATCCATGGATTCCAGACAATACTAA
- a CDS encoding penicillin-binding protein activator LpoB, with translation MRRIFIGTLVVLTIALINGCANRKITRVDPNETIDLSGRWNDSDSRLVSEEMIGDVLTSAWLPRYTKANDKRPVVVVGLVENKSHEHINSETFIKDIEKAIIRDGNIRLVVAGEKRNELRKERAEQQDYASPETTKKWGKELGADFILQGTINSIVDAYKKQKVVTYQIDLQLTNIETNEVVWMGDKKIKKQISDRIL, from the coding sequence ATGAGAAGAATATTTATCGGAACACTTGTTGTGTTGACCATTGCTTTGATTAACGGATGTGCTAATCGAAAAATCACACGGGTAGACCCGAATGAAACCATCGACCTTAGCGGACGCTGGAATGATAGTGACTCGCGGCTTGTTTCCGAGGAAATGATCGGAGACGTGCTTACCTCTGCCTGGCTTCCCAGATACACGAAAGCAAACGACAAACGCCCGGTGGTGGTAGTCGGACTGGTGGAAAACAAAAGTCATGAACACATCAACTCTGAGACTTTTATCAAAGACATCGAGAAAGCAATTATCCGGGATGGTAACATCCGTTTGGTCGTTGCCGGAGAAAAACGGAATGAACTTCGAAAAGAAAGAGCCGAACAACAAGATTACGCGTCACCGGAAACCACCAAAAAGTGGGGGAAAGAACTGGGTGCCGATTTTATCTTGCAAGGAACAATCAATAGCATTGTCGATGCATACAAGAAACAAAAAGTCGTAACTTACCAGATCGACCTGCAACTCACGAATATCGAGACCAACGAGGTTGTCTGGATGGGAGACAAGAAGATCAAAAAACAAATCAGTGACCGAATACTGTAA
- a CDS encoding N-acetylmuramoyl-L-alanine amidase-like domain-containing protein — MKNLVFLFLITFSFGAFACSPVDSVHQKDQTLLKHFFEYANQKEINKLPLNEKVVAIGRYFLETPYAGGTLDINPQEELVVDLQEFDCVTFVDNVIALARLDKYEEESIPQFQKNLQEIRYRNGEIVDYTSRLHYSSDWLYEMTCRNILEDITKEKGGIPFPNKVSFISQNWKKYPALIQDSTLVTKIIDIEKAINGRAYYYIPKEKVLPFAGQIKTGDIILITTKKKGLDTAHVGIAIENEGQVYLLHASVSDKKVSITTETLPDYLQRITSHSGIMIGRLINFKSN; from the coding sequence ATGAAGAATTTAGTCTTTCTATTCCTGATCACCTTTTCATTCGGAGCTTTTGCTTGCTCTCCCGTTGATTCCGTGCATCAGAAAGATCAAACTTTGTTAAAACATTTTTTCGAATACGCCAATCAAAAGGAAATCAACAAACTTCCGCTCAACGAAAAAGTAGTCGCCATCGGACGCTATTTTCTCGAAACGCCTTACGCAGGAGGAACTTTGGACATCAATCCCCAAGAGGAACTGGTTGTCGATCTACAAGAATTTGATTGCGTGACTTTCGTCGACAACGTCATTGCCCTGGCACGACTAGATAAGTACGAAGAAGAAAGTATTCCTCAATTCCAAAAGAATTTGCAGGAAATTCGATACCGGAACGGGGAAATAGTCGATTACACGTCACGTCTACACTACTCTTCCGACTGGTTATACGAGATGACCTGCCGAAATATATTGGAAGATATCACGAAAGAAAAAGGGGGTATTCCTTTTCCCAATAAAGTATCATTTATCTCTCAAAACTGGAAAAAATACCCGGCCCTAATACAGGATTCCACCCTCGTAACAAAAATAATTGATATCGAAAAGGCAATTAACGGCAGAGCGTATTACTATATCCCGAAAGAAAAAGTGCTTCCTTTCGCGGGACAAATCAAAACCGGGGACATTATACTGATCACCACGAAGAAAAAAGGGCTCGACACGGCTCACGTGGGCATTGCCATTGAAAATGAGGGACAAGTATACCTGCTTCATGCCTCGGTATCCGATAAAAAAGTGTCCATTACGACGGAAACACTTCCCGACTACCTACAACGAATCACATCACATTCTGGCATAATGATCGGGCGTCTCATCAATTTTAAATCTAATTAA
- the pheS gene encoding phenylalanine--tRNA ligase subunit alpha, translated as MLDKIKQLSAEIAGFQAKSLEEVEQFRIKHLSKKGTIAALFDDFKTVPADQKKAMGQELNELKNTALAKINELKELLSNAEEDVSGIDLTMPGDPLKLGTRHPLAIVKNEILAIFNKLGFTISEGPEIEDDWHNFSALNFPEEHPARDMQDTFFISKNPDIVLHTHTSSVQVRDMEAHRPPIRLVTPGRVFRNEAISARAHCIFHQIEALYIDENVSFADLKQTLTYFAKELFGPDTQIRLRPSYFPFTEPSAEMDVSCTLCHGKGCNVCKGTGWLEILGCGMVDPNVLELNGIDKEKYTGFALGMGIERITMLKYGIKDIRLFFENDIRFLEQFSAAGK; from the coding sequence ATGTTAGACAAGATAAAACAACTCAGTGCTGAAATAGCCGGCTTCCAGGCAAAGAGCCTAGAAGAAGTAGAACAGTTCAGAATCAAGCATTTAAGCAAAAAAGGAACTATCGCTGCTCTCTTTGATGATTTTAAAACCGTACCCGCGGATCAGAAAAAAGCCATGGGACAAGAATTAAATGAATTGAAGAACACGGCTTTGGCAAAAATCAACGAGTTGAAAGAGTTACTTTCTAACGCGGAAGAAGATGTAAGCGGCATAGACTTGACGATGCCGGGAGATCCCTTAAAATTGGGAACCCGTCACCCGTTAGCTATCGTGAAAAATGAAATTCTGGCAATCTTCAATAAACTTGGATTCACCATTTCCGAAGGACCGGAAATCGAGGATGACTGGCATAACTTTTCCGCGTTGAACTTCCCGGAAGAACACCCGGCTCGTGACATGCAGGATACGTTCTTTATCAGCAAGAATCCGGACATCGTGCTACACACGCATACTTCATCCGTGCAAGTGCGAGATATGGAAGCTCACCGTCCCCCGATTCGCTTGGTTACTCCCGGAAGAGTGTTCCGTAACGAAGCAATTTCGGCCCGGGCACATTGTATTTTCCATCAGATTGAGGCTCTTTACATCGATGAGAATGTTTCATTCGCCGATTTAAAGCAAACACTTACCTATTTCGCGAAAGAACTTTTCGGACCGGACACGCAAATTCGTCTCCGTCCGTCATACTTCCCTTTCACGGAGCCATCGGCAGAGATGGACGTTTCCTGTACCCTATGTCATGGAAAAGGTTGCAACGTGTGTAAGGGAACCGGATGGTTGGAAATTCTCGGGTGTGGAATGGTTGACCCCAATGTTTTGGAACTAAATGGTATAGACAAGGAAAAATATACCGGGTTTGCACTCGGTATGGGTATCGAACGTATCACCATGCTAAAATACGGCATTAAGGATATACGCCTCTTTTTCGAGAACGACATCCGTTTCCTTGAACAATTTTCGGCCGCAGGCAAATAA
- a CDS encoding VanZ family protein yields MIPRKYSLLGRNIIWAGVIFFLCAIPSDSIPDPKLNIPHLDKVVHFGMFFIMSIFLCSELRYQTQLSLRKIYMITISFSFIYGGLIEVLQFKYFNRGGDWWDLFADVLGGVVGCLLYPTAKKQKDKFVDYLYKKLKNRKV; encoded by the coding sequence ATGATACCACGCAAATACTCCTTACTAGGGAGAAATATTATCTGGGCAGGAGTAATCTTTTTCTTATGCGCCATTCCATCAGATTCGATTCCTGACCCGAAACTGAATATCCCTCATCTTGATAAAGTTGTGCATTTCGGGATGTTTTTCATCATGTCAATTTTCCTGTGTAGCGAACTCCGTTACCAAACCCAACTATCTTTACGGAAGATTTACATGATCACCATCAGCTTCAGTTTTATATACGGGGGACTTATCGAAGTCCTGCAATTCAAATACTTCAACCGGGGTGGAGATTGGTGGGACCTGTTTGCCGATGTCCTCGGGGGCGTGGTCGGCTGTCTGTTATACCCCACGGCGAAAAAACAGAAAGACAAATTTGTTGATTACCTATACAAGAAACTAAAAAACCGGAAAGTATAA
- a CDS encoding peptidylprolyl isomerase — MYHKLLTLSLLSLTFALLPLMSRSQEKEHVVLIETNMGNLKAKLYNDTPLHRDNFIRLAKSGHYNGTLFYRVVKNFVIQGGSSDSRNAIAGQAIGYGKGVTIDAEIKPHHYHKKGALAAPRQPDRVNVFKESDIAQFYFVVGKKYTPEELDKIEKSINVPIKKAIQKKYYTPEKKAILDTLRAQKKVPEFRAIAEKIKSDINFEWENNTDKLYMDDEKRKAYTTLGGVHHLDKEYTVFGELIEGFDVLDKIAALPTDRQDRPFKDVRIISVKIIE; from the coding sequence ATGTATCATAAACTTTTAACGCTCTCACTTTTATCCCTAACGTTCGCCCTACTTCCCTTGATGTCAAGAAGTCAGGAGAAAGAGCATGTTGTTTTAATCGAAACCAACATGGGAAACTTAAAAGCAAAACTATACAACGATACCCCCTTGCACCGGGATAATTTCATCCGGCTGGCAAAATCCGGCCATTATAACGGGACATTATTTTATCGTGTTGTTAAAAATTTCGTGATACAAGGAGGTTCTTCAGACAGTCGAAATGCCATTGCCGGACAAGCCATCGGCTACGGTAAAGGCGTCACGATCGACGCGGAGATCAAGCCTCACCATTATCACAAGAAAGGAGCCCTAGCCGCTCCTCGCCAACCGGACCGGGTAAATGTCTTCAAAGAATCGGATATTGCACAATTCTATTTCGTGGTCGGTAAAAAATACACGCCGGAAGAACTGGACAAAATCGAGAAATCAATAAACGTCCCCATTAAAAAAGCCATCCAGAAAAAGTATTATACACCGGAAAAAAAAGCTATTCTTGACACCTTGAGGGCGCAAAAGAAAGTACCTGAATTCCGGGCTATTGCGGAAAAGATCAAATCGGACATCAATTTCGAATGGGAAAACAACACGGACAAACTCTACATGGATGATGAAAAAAGAAAGGCATACACCACGTTAGGCGGAGTTCACCACTTGGATAAAGAGTACACGGTTTTCGGAGAACTCATCGAAGGCTTCGATGTTCTGGATAAAATTGCCGCTCTACCCACGGATAGACAGGATCGTCCGTTCAAAGACGTAAGAATAATCAGTGTAAAAATAATAGAGTAA
- a CDS encoding ABC transporter permease, whose translation MNLSIFIARRYLFSKKKQNAINIISIISMVGVAIGTTALIVVLSVFNGIDTLLTEATDCFTPDLTIAPAKGKFITTDTILIHRLTRMPEISSCDPVVEENSLVKFGDKLVPVVVKGVDSTYAEHVNIRPSIVGGIYSLEKDGKPAVVMGYGIAAALKIRLGSLSPVTFYYPDRKASSASSSALNSQQIYPLGIFSAQQDIDGKYVITGIETARELFGVPGQISKIEIKLKDPDQTESLKKELSVQLQPTYKVEDKYDLNRSFYAMMKSEKLAVFLILLFILLIASFNIIGSVSMLIIDKKEDIGIYQALGMSKEKITSIFTLEGNLITGLGALIGLVLGTILCLLQEYYGFITLGNGSYIVSAYPVKVIASDILIIMVTVITIGYLASRFPVKYLVNKIVKS comes from the coding sequence ATGAATCTGTCGATATTCATTGCACGGAGATACCTGTTTTCAAAAAAGAAACAGAATGCCATAAACATCATTTCCATCATCAGCATGGTCGGTGTCGCAATTGGCACTACGGCTCTTATTGTCGTACTCTCCGTGTTCAACGGAATCGACACGCTCCTCACGGAAGCTACCGACTGTTTCACCCCGGACCTTACGATTGCCCCGGCAAAAGGGAAATTCATTACGACCGACACGATTCTAATTCATCGACTAACTCGTATGCCGGAAATCTCTTCCTGCGATCCCGTCGTGGAAGAAAATTCTCTCGTGAAATTCGGGGACAAGCTAGTTCCGGTAGTTGTAAAAGGAGTCGATTCGACTTATGCCGAACACGTAAATATACGCCCTTCCATTGTTGGTGGTATTTACTCTCTCGAAAAAGACGGTAAACCAGCCGTAGTCATGGGCTACGGTATTGCCGCAGCTTTAAAAATCAGATTGGGCAGCCTCTCCCCCGTCACGTTCTACTACCCGGATCGAAAAGCTTCCTCCGCATCAAGTTCTGCACTAAACAGCCAACAAATATATCCTCTCGGAATATTCTCGGCACAACAGGATATTGACGGTAAATACGTGATCACCGGAATAGAAACAGCAAGGGAGCTATTCGGAGTTCCGGGACAAATCTCTAAAATAGAGATAAAGCTAAAAGACCCGGACCAAACGGAGTCATTAAAAAAAGAGCTATCCGTGCAATTACAACCGACGTACAAAGTGGAGGATAAATATGACTTGAACCGATCCTTTTATGCCATGATGAAATCGGAGAAACTGGCAGTCTTCCTAATCCTGCTATTCATCCTGTTAATCGCATCCTTCAATATTATCGGTTCTGTATCAATGCTCATCATTGACAAAAAAGAAGATATCGGGATTTACCAGGCTCTCGGGATGAGCAAAGAAAAAATAACCTCGATTTTCACGTTGGAAGGTAACTTGATTACCGGACTCGGGGCTTTGATCGGACTGGTTCTAGGTACTATATTATGCTTGTTACAAGAATATTACGGGTTTATTACACTCGGCAACGGGAGCTACATTGTCAGCGCGTACCCGGTAAAAGTCATCGCATCGGATATTCTGATTATCATGGTCACGGTGATCACCATCGGTTATCTGGCCTCGCGTTTCCCGGTAAAATATCTCGTAAACAAAATCGTCAAATCATAA
- the rbfA gene encoding 30S ribosome-binding factor RbfA, with product MDSIRQNKVGRLIQRDLSEMFQKECKEFTAGAMLSVTAVRVSPDMSYARVYLSIFPSSLTEKVLESLTEKNKSIRFILGKKIGKQTRIIPELKFFVDDSLDYIDKIDSLLKQ from the coding sequence ATGGACTCAATTAGACAAAATAAAGTTGGTCGCTTAATCCAACGGGACCTAAGCGAAATGTTTCAGAAAGAGTGTAAAGAATTCACCGCAGGCGCCATGTTATCCGTTACAGCAGTGCGAGTTAGCCCGGATATGTCGTATGCCAGAGTTTACCTTAGTATATTCCCATCGAGCTTGACGGAAAAGGTTCTGGAGAGCTTGACGGAAAAAAACAAAAGCATTCGTTTTATCCTTGGAAAGAAGATTGGCAAACAAACACGAATCATCCCGGAGCTCAAATTTTTCGTGGACGATAGCCTCGATTACATCGATAAAATCGATTCTCTGTTGAAACAATAA
- a CDS encoding leucine-rich repeat protein, producing the protein MKKKFIETGTIRKAWIACSIMCACMFGLSSCWDDYDNSELRGDIENLKNRVKTLEEWQKSVNTDIQSLKSLVEALEDKDYVTAVTPLDDGTGYVISFLKSGNITIKHGEKGDNGTTPVISVKQDTDGKCYWTLNGEWLLDNGNKIPVTGEKGDKGDKGEDAITPQVRINTDTNEWEISTDNGTTWVSTGVKATGEKGDTGAQGDKGDSMFSSIDNSNEAYVELTLADGVTKIKLPRYAAFSIAFESDEVFYASPSDNELTLVLPATLKESDYRSIIATVTATNGADVQARSSESRWNVTVTKPTFGTDGVLVEGSAKVTIKGTENTRLADTYLLRVALVAANGTEVTASRLIKYFDGTVAESQSDITDNTVKRLAWKGDMAEDDFAYIRNNMASTLEVLDLSATTLTELPYRALAFYSSMGLSDNTTLREVILPEGLKTIHNCAFAMCKALNKLNVPSTVTTLGGWILEGTPLTSFTIPDGLTSLYQSTFYNSDIVEIRIPATVKEIPNWCFTLCENLERIYLHDGITSIGEGAFSSCPSLDHITIPKGVTVLSKDLFASCHGLREVYLHDGITAMKEGVFYCCTSLTYCTFPDYGQNILPDGLTEIGKNCFYNTALKQINMSRTQIKDIPDWAFYTCENLKEVAFPYDLETIGNYAFSGCPFTSITLPASLTEIKSWAFSSCNNLRFVECRATTPPTLNDGAFPTNQMSRLTVPTAYIDTYKSSSWNDYFENIE; encoded by the coding sequence ATGAAAAAGAAATTTATCGAGACGGGAACCATCCGTAAGGCATGGATTGCGTGCTCTATTATGTGTGCTTGCATGTTCGGGTTGTCCTCTTGTTGGGATGATTACGACAATTCAGAACTCAGAGGCGACATTGAGAACCTTAAAAATCGGGTAAAAACCCTTGAGGAATGGCAAAAATCCGTCAACACGGACATCCAATCATTGAAAAGCCTTGTCGAAGCCCTTGAAGACAAGGATTATGTTACAGCAGTGACACCTCTTGATGATGGAACGGGCTACGTCATTTCATTCCTCAAAAGCGGTAATATAACCATCAAGCACGGAGAAAAGGGCGATAACGGAACAACGCCCGTTATCAGCGTAAAGCAGGACACAGACGGGAAATGCTACTGGACGCTGAATGGCGAGTGGCTGCTTGACAATGGAAACAAAATACCCGTAACCGGAGAGAAAGGCGACAAGGGGGACAAAGGTGAGGACGCTATCACTCCGCAAGTTCGCATCAACACAGATACAAACGAATGGGAAATCTCGACCGATAACGGCACAACTTGGGTTTCAACAGGGGTAAAGGCCACCGGAGAGAAAGGCGACACCGGAGCACAAGGTGATAAAGGGGATTCCATGTTCAGCAGTATCGACAACTCGAACGAAGCTTACGTAGAATTGACGCTTGCCGACGGTGTAACCAAAATCAAACTGCCGAGATATGCCGCTTTCTCCATCGCTTTCGAGAGCGACGAAGTGTTCTACGCTTCGCCCTCCGATAATGAATTGACACTTGTTCTCCCCGCCACTCTCAAAGAAAGCGATTATCGTTCCATCATAGCGACCGTAACCGCAACAAACGGAGCAGACGTGCAGGCACGAAGCTCCGAAAGCCGGTGGAATGTTACCGTAACGAAACCCACATTCGGAACAGACGGCGTACTGGTAGAAGGGAGCGCAAAAGTTACGATAAAGGGAACGGAGAATACTCGCCTTGCCGACACTTATTTGTTGCGCGTGGCTCTCGTGGCTGCAAACGGAACGGAAGTTACCGCTTCCCGGTTGATTAAGTATTTCGATGGTACGGTTGCGGAAAGCCAATCGGATATAACGGACAATACCGTTAAACGTTTGGCATGGAAAGGTGATATGGCTGAAGACGATTTTGCGTATATCCGGAATAATATGGCTTCGACTTTGGAAGTGCTCGACCTTTCGGCTACCACGTTGACAGAATTGCCGTATAGGGCTTTGGCTTTTTACAGCAGCATGGGGCTCAGCGACAACACAACGCTGAGAGAGGTAATCCTGCCGGAAGGACTGAAGACTATCCACAATTGTGCCTTCGCCATGTGTAAGGCCTTGAACAAATTGAATGTTCCCTCTACAGTTACAACGCTTGGAGGTTGGATATTGGAGGGTACACCTTTGACATCTTTCACTATTCCTGACGGCTTGACCTCCTTGTACCAAAGTACGTTCTACAATAGCGACATTGTAGAAATCCGTATTCCGGCAACGGTAAAGGAAATTCCTAACTGGTGTTTCACTCTCTGTGAGAACCTGGAGCGGATATATCTGCACGATGGCATTACGTCTATTGGAGAAGGAGCATTCTCATCCTGCCCCTCCTTGGACCACATTACCATTCCCAAAGGGGTTACCGTACTGTCGAAAGACTTGTTCGCTTCTTGTCATGGATTAAGGGAGGTCTATCTGCATGATGGCATAACGGCAATGAAAGAAGGTGTTTTTTATTGCTGTACGTCGTTAACCTACTGCACCTTTCCCGATTACGGGCAAAACATTCTACCTGACGGTTTGACAGAAATAGGAAAGAATTGCTTTTATAACACCGCATTAAAGCAGATAAATATGAGCAGAACGCAAATCAAAGACATACCGGACTGGGCTTTCTACACATGCGAGAACTTGAAAGAAGTTGCATTCCCATATGATTTGGAAACGATTGGGAACTATGCGTTCAGTGGATGCCCGTTCACATCCATTACGTTGCCCGCGTCTTTAACGGAAATAAAATCATGGGCATTTAGTAGTTGTAACAACTTGCGCTTCGTGGAATGTCGGGCGACTACTCCGCCGACACTGAATGATGGAGCATTCCCCACTAATCAGATGTCTCGTCTGACGGTGCCGACCGCATATATAGATACTTATAAGAGTAGTTCTTGGAACGATTATTTCGAGAATATTGAGTAA
- a CDS encoding DUF1573 domain-containing protein: protein MIGIVLLYMLFSGCEEKADYRATCTVPIGRLLLSEEWLELGVVQMNEVQEKWIRIFNPTQKPVSLSIMENPEENTGLKVTYHKGKKHVPATQTFILPGGHVDSLLVTFSPQHDNPYGEFLYAEYLKCDGEILMTGIKVSGIVVDNFENVLPDKAPRGILNQDSITFQFDQGKQVPVAFDVEIRNDGYSNLIVRKVEVTCSCVMTELNDTIIAPGKSSTLHAKFTPEGLAGSFWQEIRLVTNDPTTPLKTVFIKCHVKEK from the coding sequence ATGATAGGCATAGTGTTGTTGTACATGCTTTTTTCCGGATGCGAGGAAAAAGCAGATTACAGGGCAACATGTACAGTCCCGATCGGACGTTTGTTATTAAGCGAGGAATGGTTGGAATTAGGAGTAGTACAAATGAACGAAGTTCAAGAAAAATGGATACGCATTTTTAACCCGACTCAAAAACCGGTTTCCCTATCCATTATGGAAAATCCAGAGGAAAATACCGGTTTAAAGGTAACATACCACAAAGGTAAAAAGCATGTGCCAGCAACACAAACGTTCATCCTACCGGGAGGACACGTGGATTCTTTATTAGTGACATTCTCACCACAACATGATAATCCATATGGAGAATTTCTTTATGCCGAATATCTCAAATGTGACGGCGAGATTCTGATGACCGGAATAAAAGTTAGCGGTATCGTAGTAGATAATTTTGAAAACGTATTACCGGATAAAGCTCCACGCGGAATATTAAACCAAGATTCCATCACGTTCCAGTTTGATCAAGGTAAGCAGGTTCCTGTTGCATTTGACGTGGAAATTCGAAATGATGGGTATTCGAATTTAATCGTGAGAAAAGTAGAAGTAACATGTTCATGTGTAATGACTGAACTCAATGATACTATAATTGCACCAGGGAAATCCTCCACGTTACACGCTAAATTTACCCCAGAGGGATTAGCCGGTTCGTTCTGGCAAGAAATCCGCCTAGTAACAAACGACCCTACAACTCCCTTAAAAACCGTGTTTATCAAATGTCATGTTAAAGAAAAGTAG